A window of Paenibacillus sp. 19GGS1-52 contains these coding sequences:
- a CDS encoding L-lactate dehydrogenase, whose product MAPSFKPNRVVVIGTGAVGATTAYTLLLRKRMPELVLIDVNHQKALGEALDMNHGMPFVGGVKLWAGTYEDCRDADIIIVTAGASQKPGETRIDLLKKNISIFEDIIKKITKYNQQAILLIATNPVDILSYATLKISGFDRRRVIGSGTVLDSARFRYLIGLHKEIDPRSIHGQIIGEHGDSELPVWSLANVAGIDLGFDEAERNDIFEDTKKAAYEIINAKGSTSYAIALALDRIVVAILNNEGAVLNVSTLLNNYNGVSDVFLGAPCVVDRSGVREVLDLPLSKDEQALFQQSAEMLKEQIATLEL is encoded by the coding sequence ATGGCCCCCTCATTCAAGCCTAATCGCGTCGTAGTTATCGGTACTGGTGCAGTCGGAGCAACTACCGCTTATACTCTGTTATTGCGCAAACGCATGCCTGAATTAGTCTTAATAGATGTCAACCATCAGAAGGCATTGGGTGAAGCACTGGATATGAATCATGGTATGCCTTTTGTTGGTGGAGTAAAGCTATGGGCAGGTACCTATGAAGATTGCCGGGATGCAGATATTATAATTGTAACCGCTGGCGCTTCCCAGAAGCCGGGTGAAACCCGGATTGATCTTTTGAAGAAGAATATTTCGATTTTTGAAGATATCATCAAAAAAATAACCAAATATAATCAGCAAGCCATTCTGTTGATTGCAACGAACCCTGTTGATATTTTGTCCTATGCTACCTTAAAAATAAGCGGCTTCGACCGCAGACGCGTTATCGGTTCCGGTACGGTGCTGGATAGTGCCCGCTTCCGTTACTTGATCGGTCTTCATAAGGAAATTGACCCGCGCAGCATTCACGGACAAATTATCGGAGAACATGGCGATTCAGAACTGCCAGTCTGGAGTTTAGCTAATGTAGCCGGGATTGACCTTGGTTTTGATGAAGCAGAGCGCAATGATATTTTTGAAGATACCAAGAAAGCCGCTTATGAAATTATCAATGCCAAAGGTTCAACCTCTTATGCAATTGCACTGGCCTTGGATCGGATCGTTGTTGCAATATTGAACAATGAAGGGGCTGTTCTAAATGTTTCCACATTGTTAAATAACTATAACGGAGTTTCAGATGTCTTTCTTGGTGCACCCTGCGTTGTAGACCGCTCCGGTGTACGCGAGGTGCTGGATCTGCCACTCAGTAAGGATGAGCAAGCGCTGTTCCAGCAATCCGCGGAGATGCTTAAGGAGCAGATTGCCACACTAGAATTGTAA
- the gerQ gene encoding spore coat protein GerQ, with protein MPGMPGMGGMSGMGSVPPPVSSGAPMTPTGTVVPTTAPVFEQSYIENIFRLNLGKVGTFYFTYENNKDWNAKIYKGKLEAAGRDHIIISDPATGQRIVLLMIYFDYATFDEPLTYQYPGTIGNPPTRNFR; from the coding sequence ATGCCAGGGATGCCAGGAATGGGTGGAATGTCGGGGATGGGTAGTGTACCCCCTCCAGTGAGCAGCGGAGCTCCGATGACCCCAACCGGAACGGTCGTTCCAACAACAGCTCCTGTCTTTGAGCAATCTTACATTGAGAACATTTTTCGCCTGAATCTTGGCAAAGTAGGCACATTCTATTTTACCTATGAGAATAACAAGGATTGGAATGCCAAAATCTATAAGGGAAAGCTGGAGGCTGCGGGTCGTGACCACATTATTATCAGTGACCCGGCAACCGGACAGCGCATTGTCTTACTTATGATTTATTTCGATTATGCTACCTTTGATGAACCTCTTACTTATCAGTATCCAGGTACAATCGGCAATCCTCCAACTCGGAATTTTCGTTAA
- a CDS encoding tyrosine-type recombinase/integrase produces MNDWIEDYEEEREAFLIWMKDAGYTPYTQKSYLADIRQFLSSLGGKKLEAVKKLHVVSYLTSVRESGVSDATRNRKHASVSCFFKALIELELYSVNPAAGIKKSKTDKNREPVYLDESDLQRFLSAVEGKYKDRNLAVFLLMSYMGLRVGEVHTLNMNDYNVERRSLRVFGKGRKWRNVPVPEDVAPFLDQALEARLDPWRSKEEAMFISQKGRRLSIRGIQQIAAQTFERFQAQIPDAHRRPYSSHKLRHSFATMLLRKGADLRTVQELLGHSSIQTTTVYTHITSREKEEAMSRLQIRIPEV; encoded by the coding sequence GTGAATGACTGGATAGAAGACTACGAGGAAGAGCGTGAAGCCTTTCTAATCTGGATGAAGGATGCCGGCTACACCCCTTATACGCAAAAATCCTATCTTGCTGATATCAGACAATTCCTGTCCAGCCTGGGTGGTAAAAAGCTGGAAGCAGTCAAAAAGCTGCATGTCGTATCATATCTGACCTCTGTCCGTGAAAGCGGGGTAAGCGATGCCACTCGGAACCGGAAGCATGCTTCGGTCAGCTGTTTTTTCAAGGCGTTGATTGAGCTTGAACTTTACTCCGTCAATCCGGCAGCCGGGATCAAGAAATCCAAAACAGATAAAAATCGTGAGCCAGTCTATTTAGATGAGAGTGACCTGCAGCGGTTTTTGTCGGCTGTGGAGGGTAAATATAAAGACCGCAATTTGGCAGTCTTTTTACTTATGTCCTACATGGGGCTGCGGGTTGGTGAAGTTCATACGCTGAATATGAATGACTATAATGTAGAAAGACGTTCGCTTCGCGTGTTTGGGAAGGGGCGTAAATGGCGGAATGTTCCGGTGCCGGAGGACGTTGCTCCTTTTCTGGATCAAGCGTTGGAAGCACGTCTAGACCCTTGGCGCAGTAAAGAAGAAGCGATGTTTATTTCACAAAAAGGGCGCCGACTCTCGATTCGCGGGATTCAGCAGATTGCTGCGCAAACCTTTGAGCGCTTCCAAGCACAAATTCCTGATGCTCATCGGCGACCCTACTCCAGCCATAAGCTGCGTCATTCATTTGCCACGATGCTGCTGCGCAAAGGGGCGGATCTGCGCACGGTACAGGAGCTGCTTGGACATTCTTCAATCCAGACTACCACCGTATACACACATATCACAAGTCGGGAGAAAGAAGAGGCTATGTCAAGGCTGCAAATTCGTATTCCGGAGGTGTGA
- a CDS encoding LysR family transcriptional regulator — MESRHLFTFLVVVEVGSFTRAAQKLDYAQSSITAQIQALEAELGQPLFDRISKKITLTDAGRRLLPYAQEISKMHALAQDALRFDSELSGTLRIGAPESLAAFRLPGIIKEFRGRYPQVQIILKPGACWELTDFIRSGELDLVLLLQPETEYKDIHIETLIHEEMALVAPLLHPLHNLKQVEPHHLKGETILHTETGCSYRILFERYLNHHGVFPDPKLEFWSIEAIKQCVMAGLGISFLPLVTVRNELVEGKLVKLNWNDESQRVATQVAYHHKKWMSPALSEFLHTVQKHAAEWREEPTIC; from the coding sequence ATGGAATCACGACATCTATTCACCTTTTTGGTGGTAGTTGAAGTAGGCAGCTTCACGCGTGCAGCACAGAAGCTGGACTATGCCCAGTCAAGTATAACCGCGCAGATTCAAGCTTTGGAGGCGGAGCTGGGTCAGCCTTTATTTGATCGGATCAGCAAAAAAATCACACTCACCGATGCCGGGCGGCGACTGCTGCCCTATGCCCAGGAAATCTCCAAGATGCATGCATTGGCACAGGATGCCTTACGCTTTGACAGTGAACTGTCCGGAACACTGCGAATTGGAGCACCTGAATCTCTGGCTGCTTTTCGCTTGCCGGGGATTATTAAAGAATTTCGTGGGCGTTATCCGCAGGTGCAGATCATCCTCAAGCCAGGCGCTTGCTGGGAACTGACTGATTTCATTCGTTCTGGTGAACTGGATCTGGTGTTATTGTTACAACCGGAAACAGAATACAAGGATATTCATATAGAGACACTCATTCATGAGGAGATGGCCCTGGTAGCACCGCTCCTGCATCCACTGCATAACCTTAAACAGGTAGAGCCGCATCATCTCAAAGGAGAAACTATCCTGCATACAGAGACAGGCTGTTCTTATCGCATTTTATTCGAACGTTATCTAAATCATCATGGCGTGTTTCCAGACCCTAAGCTGGAATTCTGGAGCATTGAGGCGATTAAGCAATGTGTAATGGCTGGGCTCGGCATCTCATTTCTGCCACTTGTAACGGTTAGAAATGAACTAGTTGAGGGCAAGTTGGTTAAATTGAACTGGAATGATGAATCGCAGCGGGTCGCTACACAAGTAGCTTATCATCATAAGAAATGGATGTCTCCGGCGCTTTCTGAATTTTTGCATACGGTACAAAAGCATGCAGCAGAGTGGAGAGAAGAACCGACGATCTGCTGA
- a CDS encoding alpha/beta hydrolase, whose translation MPKNTKIVLEDAAQKFADDNAKPPFLSDLGPAKGREVVDTVQSGEIDKPEAEIEDLMIPGGPSGEVSVRIVRPQNSISSVLPVIIYIHGAGWVFGNAHTHDRLIRELAVGAEAAIVFPNYSLSPEAKYPTAIEEIYAVLEWVAEKGPENRLDPNKLTVGGDSVGGNMAAAITLMAKERSGPKISKQLLFYPVTDASFDTESYHQFAEGYFLQREGMKWFWDQYTTDPQQRAQITASPLRASLDQLRDLPEALVITAEADVLRDEGEAYAAKLLEAGVPVKAVRFQGIIHDFVMLNVLAETNAKKGAIKLATEWLQDASE comes from the coding sequence ATGCCCAAAAATACTAAGATTGTGCTTGAAGACGCAGCGCAGAAATTTGCTGATGATAATGCCAAACCCCCGTTTCTATCTGACCTAGGTCCTGCTAAAGGTCGTGAAGTCGTTGATACCGTCCAGTCCGGTGAAATTGATAAACCAGAGGCTGAAATCGAAGATTTGATGATCCCTGGTGGTCCGAGCGGCGAGGTTTCCGTGCGGATTGTTCGCCCTCAGAATTCTATATCATCAGTCCTTCCAGTTATCATCTATATCCATGGTGCAGGCTGGGTGTTCGGTAATGCCCATACGCATGATCGCTTAATCCGCGAATTGGCTGTGGGTGCTGAAGCAGCAATCGTGTTTCCCAATTATAGTCTATCACCAGAAGCCAAATATCCGACCGCTATCGAAGAAATCTATGCCGTGTTGGAGTGGGTTGCTGAAAAAGGACCGGAGAATCGCCTTGATCCTAACAAGCTAACTGTTGGCGGAGACAGTGTCGGTGGGAATATGGCCGCAGCAATTACCCTAATGGCCAAAGAACGCAGCGGCCCAAAAATCTCCAAACAGCTGTTGTTCTATCCGGTGACCGATGCCTCATTTGATACTGAATCCTATCATCAGTTCGCTGAAGGATATTTCCTGCAGCGCGAAGGGATGAAATGGTTCTGGGATCAATACACAACCGATCCGCAACAACGTGCACAGATTACAGCTTCTCCGCTACGTGCTAGCCTTGATCAACTGCGAGATTTGCCTGAAGCTTTGGTCATTACTGCCGAAGCTGACGTATTGCGTGACGAAGGCGAAGCCTATGCCGCCAAATTGCTTGAAGCAGGAGTACCTGTGAAAGCCGTGCGTTTCCAAGGGATCATTCATGATTTCGTGATGCTGAATGTGCTGGCTGAGACCAACGCCAAAAAAGGTGCCATTAAGCTGGCTACTGAATGGTTACAAGATGCATCTGAGTAA
- a CDS encoding amino acid permease: MDLFRKKPLSAPISTEANNLSKTLGAFDLTTLGVGAIIGTGIFVMTGVAAAEHAGPGLVLSFVLAGFACVLSALCYSEFASTLPVSGSAYAYSYVAFGELLAWILGWDLVLEYGVAAAAVSSGWSGYFQGLLDGFGLHLPTALSGAYNADKGTIINLPAVIIILLISYLLTRGIKETARFNTIMVVIKLSVVLLFIVTGVFYVKPENWTPFMPFGFHGVVNGAATVFFAYIGFDAISTAAEEVKRPQRDLPIGIISSLAICTVLYIAVSLVLTGIVPYQLLNVTDPVSFALRYVDQNMIAGLISVGAIAGMTTVLLVLLFGQSRLLFAISRDGLLPQALSKISAKTHTPVRSTWMVGGIIALLTGFVPLDRLANLTSIGTLFAFLVVSLGIIALRYTHPNLKRGFTVPWVPFIPLLSAAACGYLMYNLGSETWTGFFIWLFIGMLIYAFYGYRSSKLNKNN, from the coding sequence ATGGATTTATTTCGCAAAAAACCGCTCAGTGCCCCTATAAGCACTGAAGCAAACAACCTTAGTAAGACACTGGGTGCATTTGATCTCACGACACTGGGTGTTGGCGCCATTATCGGCACGGGGATCTTTGTAATGACAGGGGTCGCAGCTGCAGAGCATGCCGGACCTGGGCTAGTACTTTCCTTCGTTCTAGCCGGTTTTGCCTGCGTGCTCTCGGCGCTTTGTTATTCCGAGTTTGCCTCTACACTACCGGTATCCGGCAGTGCGTATGCCTATAGTTATGTGGCCTTCGGCGAACTCTTGGCTTGGATACTTGGCTGGGACCTTGTGCTGGAATATGGAGTTGCAGCGGCGGCCGTCAGCAGTGGATGGTCTGGATATTTTCAAGGCCTGCTGGACGGCTTTGGTCTTCATTTGCCCACAGCCCTATCCGGGGCGTATAATGCGGACAAAGGCACCATCATTAATTTGCCGGCAGTAATCATAATTTTACTTATTTCCTACTTACTTACCCGGGGAATCAAAGAAACGGCCCGGTTTAATACAATTATGGTCGTTATCAAGCTGTCTGTGGTCCTACTGTTTATCGTCACCGGTGTTTTCTATGTGAAGCCGGAGAATTGGACACCCTTTATGCCATTTGGTTTTCATGGTGTTGTTAACGGGGCAGCTACTGTGTTTTTTGCCTATATAGGCTTTGATGCCATTTCTACCGCTGCCGAAGAGGTGAAGCGGCCTCAGCGTGATCTGCCGATTGGAATCATCTCCTCTCTTGCGATTTGTACAGTGCTATACATTGCTGTATCGCTCGTATTGACTGGTATTGTTCCTTATCAATTATTAAATGTAACTGATCCCGTTTCATTTGCTCTTCGTTATGTAGATCAGAATATGATCGCCGGCCTTATATCAGTTGGTGCAATTGCCGGGATGACTACGGTTTTACTGGTTCTGCTATTCGGACAGTCCCGCCTGCTGTTTGCTATTTCACGGGATGGATTGTTGCCGCAAGCCTTATCTAAGATAAGCGCTAAGACCCATACCCCAGTTCGAAGTACATGGATGGTAGGGGGTATTATTGCGCTATTGACCGGATTTGTGCCGCTGGATCGGCTGGCGAATCTCACAAGTATTGGCACCTTATTTGCTTTTTTAGTAGTATCTTTGGGTATTATTGCCTTGCGCTATACGCATCCAAACTTAAAAAGAGGCTTTACTGTGCCTTGGGTTCCCTTTATCCCACTGCTTAGTGCGGCGGCTTGCGGGTATTTGATGTATAATCTGGGAAGTGAAACTTGGACGGGATTCTTTATCTGGTTGTTCATCGGAATGCTGATCTATGCATTTTATGGTTATCGCAGCAGTAAGCTGAATAAGAACAACTAA
- a CDS encoding hemolysin family protein, with product MSDPLPGILNVSLIILLVLLNGFFVSVEYAMVKVRSGRINSLIEEGSKRALAARNIVHHLDAYLSACQLGITLASLALGWLGEPAIATIVGPIVAGLGLGESSVYVISLIIAFMFITVLHIVLGELAPKTIAVNKAEAVLLLTAGPMNVFYKLMYPFIWIVNSMARGLLRIFHLAPASELGIAHTEEEIRILMQESNKSGLIDNTEMALVDNIFEFVDTMAREIMIPRTEMICLNNHLSAEENLEIAYEGMRTRYPVCDGDKDHILGFIHIKDLIRDNAPIYIELLRPILTVPESIQISALLKVMQRAKTQIAILIDEYGGTSGMVTLEDIMEEIVGEIQDEFDEERAGVEKLAEDEFSIDGLMLIEEINDLLGLNMETDDYDTLGGWLYSKLEVNPPQKGQSVEFDSHLFIVDEMDSKRISRIKLLKIQMLTEEAGA from the coding sequence TTGAGCGACCCTTTACCCGGTATATTAAACGTAAGTCTGATTATTTTATTGGTGCTTTTGAATGGATTTTTTGTTTCGGTCGAGTATGCGATGGTGAAGGTACGTAGCGGTCGTATCAATTCCCTGATTGAGGAAGGCAGTAAAAGAGCATTAGCGGCAAGAAATATCGTACATCATCTGGATGCCTATCTATCAGCCTGTCAGCTGGGGATTACGTTAGCTTCGCTTGCACTAGGTTGGCTAGGAGAACCAGCCATTGCAACGATTGTAGGTCCTATTGTGGCCGGATTAGGTCTTGGCGAGAGCTCTGTTTATGTTATTTCCCTAATTATCGCTTTTATGTTCATTACAGTTCTGCATATTGTGCTCGGTGAACTTGCACCTAAGACCATTGCAGTGAACAAAGCAGAAGCAGTTCTTCTTCTAACAGCGGGTCCAATGAATGTGTTTTATAAGCTAATGTATCCGTTTATTTGGATCGTGAATAGTATGGCGCGCGGTTTGCTTCGTATCTTCCATCTTGCGCCAGCCTCAGAGCTGGGAATCGCACACACAGAGGAAGAAATTCGTATTCTAATGCAGGAAAGCAACAAGAGCGGACTGATTGATAATACCGAAATGGCTTTGGTTGATAACATTTTTGAATTTGTAGATACAATGGCCAGAGAGATTATGATTCCGCGTACTGAAATGATTTGTCTCAATAATCATCTTTCGGCGGAAGAGAATCTGGAAATTGCGTATGAAGGAATGCGGACACGTTACCCTGTTTGCGATGGCGACAAGGACCATATTTTGGGCTTTATTCATATCAAGGATTTAATTAGGGATAACGCCCCGATATATATCGAACTGCTGCGTCCTATCCTTACTGTTCCGGAATCGATTCAGATCAGTGCTCTGCTAAAAGTAATGCAGCGAGCAAAGACGCAGATTGCCATACTGATCGACGAATATGGTGGAACCTCCGGAATGGTGACACTGGAAGATATTATGGAGGAAATTGTTGGCGAAATTCAAGACGAATTCGATGAGGAACGCGCGGGTGTGGAGAAGTTGGCGGAGGATGAATTCTCCATCGACGGGTTGATGCTGATTGAGGAAATCAATGATCTTCTGGGTCTAAATATGGAGACCGATGATTATGATACTTTAGGCGGTTGGCTGTATTCGAAGCTAGAGGTTAATCCGCCACAAAAAGGCCAATCTGTAGAATTTGACAGCCATCTGTTCATCGTAGATGAAATGGACAGTAAACGGATTTCCCGGATTAAACTGCTGAAGATTCAGATGCTAACTGAAGAAGCTGGTGCATAA
- a CDS encoding DUF2500 domain-containing protein, with protein sequence MGPDSSWMFDFSGTVLPIFLAVMIGIIAVSSGRGLLQWSRNNSSPMLTIPACIVSKRSEVRQQQLQEEGGSSRTSTTYYLTFEVDNGTRVEFKVEGNEYGMSAEGDRGVLSYQGTRYHGFQRHPHYSSADQL encoded by the coding sequence ATGGGCCCGGATTCTTCATGGATGTTTGATTTTTCCGGAACGGTGCTCCCGATCTTTCTTGCTGTGATGATTGGTATTATCGCTGTATCTTCAGGCAGAGGCTTGCTTCAGTGGAGCCGTAACAACAGCTCGCCCATGCTAACTATTCCTGCCTGCATCGTCAGTAAACGCAGTGAGGTACGGCAGCAGCAGCTTCAAGAAGAGGGGGGATCAAGCCGTACAAGCACAACTTATTATTTGACATTCGAAGTGGATAATGGAACTCGAGTCGAATTCAAAGTAGAGGGTAACGAGTATGGTATGAGTGCAGAAGGAGATCGAGGGGTACTGTCTTATCAAGGGACTCGGTATCATGGATTTCAAAGGCATCCCCACTATTCTTCAGCAGATCAGCTCTGA
- a CDS encoding IS66 family insertion sequence element accessory protein TnpB — protein sequence MTNRDKRRHEWTIRVADYKASGLTMSAWCAANQRSKESLKYWLRKLKQDSSSSSTHSTNWLPITVADPPSAAIINASSLIVRIGQASIELHQDFDPHLLRKIVHALESPC from the coding sequence ATGACCAACAGAGACAAACGCCGCCATGAATGGACAATCCGTGTGGCAGATTACAAAGCCAGCGGTCTCACCATGTCTGCGTGGTGCGCCGCCAATCAGCGCTCGAAAGAATCATTGAAATATTGGCTCCGCAAATTGAAACAAGATTCCTCTTCGTCATCTACGCATTCAACGAACTGGCTGCCGATCACCGTCGCCGATCCGCCCAGTGCTGCCATCATCAACGCTTCTTCCCTCATCGTCCGGATCGGGCAAGCTAGTATCGAGCTCCATCAAGACTTCGATCCTCATTTGCTTCGCAAAATCGTTCACGCCTTGGAATCCCCATGCTGA
- the thyX gene encoding FAD-dependent thymidylate synthase, producing MNSIQVLDKGYVRLVNHLGSDLTIANAARVSYAKESNELTDRDIKLIQFLAREGHTSPFRHVLLQYEIYAPLMVARQWWKYVIGSAHFEGTGDSLDAWNESSRRYITEEPTFYIPGAEQWRGKPANSKQGSGEVVEWELGHKHTKELMDYIELGVKKYEAALEDGICAEQARLFLPSYGLYVRWYWTASLQSVSHFLNQRLAHDAQREIQDYAKAILELTKPIFPYGIDELLN from the coding sequence TTGAATTCTATTCAAGTATTAGATAAAGGATATGTACGGCTTGTAAATCATCTGGGATCTGATCTAACCATAGCTAATGCAGCAAGAGTGTCCTATGCGAAGGAATCCAATGAACTTACTGATCGTGATATAAAGTTAATCCAATTTCTTGCTCGTGAAGGGCATACTTCTCCGTTTCGGCATGTGTTGTTACAATATGAAATCTATGCTCCCCTAATGGTCGCACGACAATGGTGGAAGTATGTCATTGGATCTGCTCATTTTGAGGGAACTGGAGACAGTCTAGACGCATGGAATGAATCCAGCAGACGATATATAACAGAGGAACCCACTTTTTATATCCCTGGGGCTGAACAATGGAGGGGGAAACCTGCAAACAGTAAGCAAGGCAGTGGGGAGGTAGTCGAATGGGAACTAGGTCATAAGCATACCAAAGAATTGATGGACTACATAGAGCTTGGTGTAAAGAAATACGAAGCTGCATTAGAAGACGGGATTTGTGCCGAGCAAGCGAGACTATTCTTACCTTCATATGGTTTATATGTTAGATGGTACTGGACAGCATCCTTGCAGTCGGTAAGTCATTTTCTTAATCAGCGTTTAGCTCATGATGCCCAGCGAGAAATACAAGATTATGCAAAAGCTATATTAGAGCTGACTAAACCTATATTTCCTTACGGGATTGATGAATTGTTGAATTAA
- a CDS encoding cell wall hydrolase codes for MAVIKANSEEVKVLARLMRAEAEEDGDSGMLMVGNVGVNRILGNCLDFNNIRNMNDMVFQSPGGFEAPQKAYFYQRARESDIRLAKRVIAGERTWPASNALWFFRPVGDCPATWYDQQNTGRFKAHCFFTPTVADCPAVY; via the coding sequence GTGGCCGTCATCAAAGCGAACTCGGAAGAAGTGAAGGTGCTTGCGCGGCTGATGCGAGCAGAAGCCGAAGAGGATGGAGACTCTGGTATGCTGATGGTCGGCAATGTCGGCGTCAACCGTATTCTTGGTAATTGCCTGGATTTTAATAACATCCGGAACATGAACGATATGGTATTCCAAAGTCCAGGAGGTTTCGAAGCACCGCAGAAGGCATATTTCTATCAACGGGCACGGGAGTCTGATATTCGACTGGCTAAGCGTGTGATCGCGGGTGAGAGAACCTGGCCTGCATCCAATGCCCTTTGGTTCTTCCGACCCGTCGGAGACTGTCCAGCTACATGGTATGACCAGCAGAATACCGGTCGCTTCAAAGCTCATTGTTTCTTTACTCCGACTGTTGCGGATTGCCCAGCGGTATATTAG
- a CDS encoding amino acid permease — translation MKEINGLQRNIGLPQAIALYIGAVLGSGVLIVPGLAAEMAGPASLLAWGFMTLLILPMALSMGLLSAKFPNAGGVSHFVTLAFGPRAGALVGWFFLMSVPIGGPVAALTGAGYMTAAMGWGDSARIAIAAAMLAIGLLTNWIGMQVAGKVQIAVVIAIVAVLVFAFAAALPRMEVQHFTPFAPHGWMSVGRAAAILFWCFIGWEAVSHLSEEFKDPQRAAVTGVTIAAIIVGILYFLSALATVGTQSYLKGGSSTSLVWIISQPLGAWGGFIAGVTGLFICTATIIAYTGAASRVAFALARQEYAPKWMGKLSKRYHTPTGAIGFLLICFVSVLFLYGSGFLSITTLIQFPNATFILTYMGGCAAGIRLLKGSRLGVTISWISFLATAAVFPFTGWAIGYPLLITLFFILIVFFNNKQMSSGQEVPTTGINEIERKVL, via the coding sequence ATGAAGGAAATAAATGGTCTACAGAGAAATATTGGTCTGCCACAGGCCATTGCCCTCTACATCGGTGCTGTGCTCGGATCGGGAGTGCTGATCGTCCCCGGTCTGGCTGCTGAAATGGCTGGTCCTGCTTCGCTGTTGGCTTGGGGATTCATGACGCTGCTGATCCTGCCGATGGCCTTATCGATGGGGCTGCTATCCGCCAAGTTTCCGAATGCCGGAGGTGTTTCCCATTTCGTTACCCTCGCTTTTGGTCCAAGAGCTGGAGCCTTAGTGGGCTGGTTCTTCCTGATGTCCGTCCCTATCGGCGGACCTGTGGCTGCATTGACCGGAGCGGGTTATATGACAGCCGCCATGGGCTGGGGAGATAGCGCAAGAATCGCCATAGCTGCTGCCATGCTGGCCATTGGACTCCTTACGAACTGGATCGGGATGCAGGTCGCGGGAAAAGTACAGATTGCCGTTGTTATCGCCATCGTTGCCGTGCTGGTCTTCGCGTTTGCCGCAGCGCTTCCCCGGATGGAGGTTCAACATTTCACCCCATTTGCACCTCACGGCTGGATGAGTGTCGGACGGGCGGCGGCGATTTTGTTCTGGTGCTTTATCGGCTGGGAAGCGGTCTCCCACCTCTCAGAAGAGTTCAAGGACCCGCAGCGCGCAGCAGTTACAGGCGTCACTATTGCAGCCATCATTGTTGGCATTCTGTATTTCTTATCTGCTCTGGCTACAGTAGGAACACAAAGCTACCTGAAGGGTGGATCTAGCACTTCGCTCGTCTGGATTATCAGCCAACCACTCGGGGCTTGGGGCGGATTCATTGCCGGAGTTACCGGGCTCTTCATCTGTACAGCCACTATTATTGCCTATACGGGTGCCGCTTCACGCGTCGCTTTTGCCTTAGCCCGTCAAGAATATGCACCGAAGTGGATGGGCAAGCTGTCCAAACGCTACCATACGCCCACCGGTGCGATTGGCTTCCTGTTAATATGCTTTGTGAGTGTATTGTTCCTCTATGGGAGCGGATTTCTCTCCATCACCACTTTGATCCAGTTCCCTAATGCCACTTTTATTCTGACTTATATGGGTGGCTGCGCAGCCGGCATTCGCTTATTAAAAGGTAGCCGCTTAGGCGTAACGATCAGCTGGATTTCTTTTCTGGCGACAGCAGCCGTATTTCCTTTCACAGGTTGGGCGATTGGTTATCCGCTGCTCATCACCTTATTCTTTATCTTGATTGTCTTCTTCAACAACAAACAAATGAGCTCTGGACAAGAGGTTCCGACGACTGGAATAAATGAGATTGAGCGAAAGGTACTGTAA